In Embleya scabrispora, the DNA window GTGTACGGGGACGACGACTGACGAACCCGGCGAGGGTGGTCGCCCTCGCCCTCGCCGTCGCAGAGAAGAAGAACGAGAGCGGTCCTCGCGCCCGGTGATCCCGGGCGCGGGGAACCCCGCCGAAACGCCGAGCAATCGCAGGAGGATCAGTGGCCGACACCGCGCGGGCGCGCAAACTCGCGGACCGCATCCAGGTCGTGGTCGCGGAGACCTTGGAGCGCCGGATCAAGGACCCCCGTCTGGGGTTCGTGACGATCACCGCCGCACGAGTGACCGGTGACCTCCGTGAGGCGACCGTGTTCTACACGGTCTACGGCGACGAGACCGAGCGCGCGGCGACCGCCGCCGCGCTGGAGAGCGCCAAGGGCGTGCTCCGCAGCGAGGTGGGCCGGCAGACCGGCGTGCGCCACACCCCGTCGCTGACGTTCGTCGCCGATGCCCTTCCGGACAGCGCCAAACTCATCGACGATCTCCTCGCCCGGGCACAGCAGGCCGATGCGGCGGTACGCTCAACCGCCGCAGGCGCCGGTTATGCCGGTGACGCGGACCCCTATCGGACCCCGGCCGCGGGCGATGCCGACGACTCCGACGACGAGTCGACGGCGAAGACCGAGGCGGACACACAGGAGGGCGACCGACCTTGACACCAGGCGTGGCGGCGGACCGGGACTCCGGTCCGGCCGCGGGAGCGAAGCCGCGGACCGGCGGTGGTTCCGACGCGGAGACGAGGCCGCCGACCGCGCCGGGTGCGGCCGACTGGGACGAGGCGGTACGCCTGCTCCTGACGGCCGAGGACATCACCCTGCTGGCCCACGTCAGCCCCGACGGCGACGCGCTGGGTTCGGCGCTCGCCGTCGGGCTCGCGCTGCGCGAGCTGGGGCGGAGCGTGCGGGTCTCCTATGGCGACGACCCCCTCGTGGTGCCGTCCTCGTTGGAGTTCCTGCCCGGTCAGGACCTGCTGGTGCCGCATACCGAGGTCCCCGAG includes these proteins:
- the rbfA gene encoding 30S ribosome-binding factor RbfA, whose product is MADTARARKLADRIQVVVAETLERRIKDPRLGFVTITAARVTGDLREATVFYTVYGDETERAATAAALESAKGVLRSEVGRQTGVRHTPSLTFVADALPDSAKLIDDLLARAQQADAAVRSTAAGAGYAGDADPYRTPAAGDADDSDDESTAKTEADTQEGDRP